One window from the genome of Halomicrobium zhouii encodes:
- a CDS encoding DUF7289 family protein codes for MRRIPLPDWASSDSRGVSDLVAFVLTFSIIITAVGVVSIGGLGSLEDYRDGARAESAEVAMTGFDSSMEDIRVDGVPQRSHQLQLNGDQLERHSSVIEITISGTPAPEPRTLTVDVGAFVRQTGRDTEIVYESGAVYRSQDRGQTVVSKPPFRCGADTANVGLVSVRGDVNVSSDSLALRARENGSMSAYPRLTDGENGSASDVTIDVSRTHNPDAWQQLFDREMDEWDDNAADPNKYTCEDVNRVYVHNTSVELSAVN; via the coding sequence ATGCGAAGGATACCGCTCCCAGACTGGGCCAGCAGCGATTCACGCGGCGTCTCCGACCTCGTCGCGTTCGTCCTGACGTTCTCGATCATCATCACCGCCGTCGGCGTCGTCTCTATCGGTGGACTCGGGTCACTGGAGGACTACCGCGACGGCGCGCGCGCCGAGTCCGCCGAGGTGGCGATGACCGGCTTCGACTCGTCGATGGAGGACATCAGAGTCGACGGCGTCCCACAGCGCTCCCACCAGCTCCAGTTGAACGGTGACCAGCTCGAACGCCACAGTTCCGTGATCGAGATCACTATCTCCGGGACACCGGCACCAGAACCGCGCACGCTCACCGTCGACGTCGGCGCGTTCGTCCGTCAGACCGGCCGTGATACGGAAATCGTCTACGAGAGCGGCGCCGTCTACCGGAGCCAGGACCGCGGGCAGACAGTCGTCAGTAAACCGCCGTTCCGTTGCGGGGCGGATACTGCCAACGTCGGTCTGGTGTCGGTGCGCGGCGACGTGAACGTCTCCAGCGACTCGCTGGCGTTGCGGGCGCGCGAGAACGGGTCCATGTCGGCGTATCCCAGGCTGACTGACGGTGAGAACGGGTCCGCGTCGGACGTTACGATCGACGTTAGCCGGACGCACAACCCTGACGCCTGGCAGCAACTCTTCGACCGCGAGATGGACGAGTGGGACGACAACGCTGCGGACCCGAACAAGTACACCTGTGAGGACGTCAACCGCGTCTACGTGCACAACACGTCGGTCGAACTATCTGCTGTGAACTGA
- a CDS encoding DUF7289 family protein, which produces MGCGPESEQRGISHLVGAVLLIGMTMTAVVLIIVAGTGTIGDVNEDNKAEVAGQTFAQTDEAFQAFARQDRNRSRTVELPESMNGDVEVRDSSWRLRLNDNSDCYSGTRRMGEMRYEGDEQTVGYEGGGIWKKDESGATMDTPPELTYQEGSLSVRFPNITGEMTTSNRVSLSSNVSRQDLHNQRLSKALYTDLKYDETGSYSIVCSPAELDSATLWIEDSEYASAWARYFESNYEDELVSVETSDPIEPGDTVEVEFQLGDVSNPDYNITDYDVSRATGTSEMIVEAEITNDGGLDGSQDVKFDYTGPKTGSDKKNNVELESGESTTVSFSVPNGDIESTPPKYNLEVQTENDSRDVDIAFGSPTGTPDAAVDADVPQNASTREDATADVTVDNAGGMTAYEDVEFEYKAVSDSDWTSVGTKTVTVDPGSDGTIQFDLFTDSPGLYDWRAKVDGDTESGQYAVGSNPYFSIKETDGPAVVHSYNDYELDVTIENIGDLQGSMDVDVVIERNVSSGWSHVDTKRFPRTIDGTAYSSNEDDVTYRNTFTRQGEYRYTIETPNETTSETFHVGSPEKPMLVVDSVDIAPNPTTFDRYSRFDVTVENAGPETANQHVRVRNEDGEIVASEFVSVDPGESETIRQQGHITDSRFDIGHNSVTVTTANASVSKTLIVQERDNIGGGDDGTIVVNENVRAEIQVLGAELEGEDPFYDYGNHIIHAPTEMWMDIENDSYSDRVDLFEDEYEGDVNHPAAEKAMIENSSAYTVQRTFGAGTEISLFARSYYCGDKSGTGVIFEGIMPGGEDAEGLECSKDRERITISDDSNSQNVVILSDGDEVPAFGAADPYQRDLNDMLGHRIDDDGTLSLGADERVFLYELSDPNARPEDATGTDDPDYNDAVALFRVVDVQRTVQTPADFTIEDVDAPESVSRGEDAQISITVNNTGGTAGDTSVMFDMQDQDMIQGQTNELEPGETDTVTLDVPTDVDPDTYQYTVLLGSAPRESHYGAITIGEEDGPNFQITSMSAPNVNETHESPTVELEVTNTGNTAGSQDVRILEEPYNFGDEVDSVRVDLASHETKTVTLDLPTRGSSGEVYFKAATDDTTTREQRIYYGESDVSIESLAIGTSTYGSDGDLIERRNADTMSFKLENGGDVGGVRDVELVVGNDTDQQKFTEDSIQIGDGRIYSSYPRWLTFPVGLDTGYYDYSLTVEDHAGVEDTWEGELFISNEVDAGDGKNSSSPISVDSNEVVISG; this is translated from the coding sequence ATGGGGTGTGGGCCCGAGTCCGAACAGCGTGGCATATCTCACCTGGTTGGCGCAGTCCTGCTAATCGGTATGACGATGACGGCGGTCGTGCTGATCATCGTCGCCGGCACAGGGACGATAGGGGACGTCAACGAGGACAACAAGGCAGAGGTCGCTGGGCAGACGTTCGCCCAGACCGACGAAGCGTTCCAGGCGTTCGCGCGTCAGGATCGAAACCGCAGTCGAACGGTCGAACTTCCCGAGTCGATGAACGGGGACGTCGAGGTCCGGGACTCGTCGTGGCGGTTGCGACTGAACGACAATTCCGATTGTTACTCCGGAACGCGTCGAATGGGGGAGATGCGTTACGAGGGCGACGAACAGACCGTCGGCTACGAAGGTGGCGGCATCTGGAAGAAAGACGAATCCGGCGCGACGATGGATACACCGCCGGAACTAACGTACCAGGAAGGTTCTCTCAGCGTTCGGTTCCCGAACATCACTGGGGAGATGACGACGTCGAATCGGGTCTCGCTCTCCTCGAACGTCTCTCGACAGGACCTCCACAACCAGCGGCTCTCGAAGGCGCTGTATACCGACCTCAAGTACGACGAAACTGGCAGTTACTCGATCGTCTGCTCGCCGGCCGAACTCGATAGCGCAACGCTCTGGATAGAAGACAGCGAGTACGCCAGCGCATGGGCTCGGTACTTCGAATCGAACTACGAAGATGAGCTGGTAAGCGTCGAGACTTCGGATCCGATCGAACCTGGAGACACGGTCGAAGTCGAGTTCCAGCTCGGTGACGTCTCGAATCCGGACTACAACATCACCGACTACGACGTGTCGCGCGCGACTGGCACGTCCGAGATGATCGTCGAGGCAGAGATAACCAACGACGGCGGCCTCGACGGGAGTCAGGACGTCAAGTTCGACTATACTGGCCCAAAGACTGGTTCGGATAAGAAAAACAATGTCGAACTCGAATCCGGGGAATCGACGACGGTATCGTTCAGCGTCCCGAATGGGGACATCGAATCTACCCCGCCGAAATACAACCTGGAAGTTCAGACAGAGAACGACTCGAGGGACGTCGACATTGCGTTCGGGTCCCCAACTGGAACGCCTGATGCAGCGGTCGATGCCGATGTTCCGCAAAACGCAAGCACACGCGAGGACGCGACGGCGGACGTCACGGTCGATAACGCTGGAGGGATGACTGCCTACGAAGACGTCGAATTCGAGTACAAAGCCGTCAGTGACTCTGACTGGACCTCAGTGGGTACGAAGACGGTCACCGTCGATCCCGGTTCCGACGGGACGATCCAGTTTGACTTGTTTACGGATAGCCCCGGATTGTACGACTGGCGGGCAAAAGTAGACGGAGACACAGAATCCGGCCAGTACGCCGTCGGGTCCAATCCGTACTTCTCGATCAAGGAGACGGACGGTCCTGCAGTGGTTCACTCGTACAACGACTACGAACTGGACGTCACCATCGAGAACATCGGCGACCTCCAGGGGAGTATGGACGTGGACGTCGTCATCGAGCGTAACGTGAGTTCCGGCTGGTCACACGTCGACACAAAGCGGTTCCCGCGGACGATCGACGGGACTGCTTACTCGTCGAACGAAGACGACGTAACCTACCGGAATACGTTCACTCGACAGGGCGAATACCGGTACACGATCGAGACGCCCAACGAGACGACGTCCGAGACATTCCACGTCGGTTCCCCGGAGAAGCCGATGCTCGTAGTCGATTCAGTCGACATCGCTCCCAACCCGACCACGTTCGACCGATACTCCAGGTTCGACGTGACCGTCGAAAATGCCGGGCCAGAGACGGCTAACCAGCACGTTCGAGTCCGCAACGAAGACGGCGAGATTGTCGCTTCGGAGTTCGTATCTGTCGACCCAGGCGAGAGTGAGACCATCCGTCAGCAGGGCCACATCACCGATTCGCGGTTCGATATCGGACACAACTCCGTCACGGTAACGACGGCGAACGCTTCCGTCTCGAAGACGCTGATCGTCCAGGAACGCGATAACATCGGTGGGGGTGACGACGGTACTATCGTCGTGAACGAGAACGTCAGGGCCGAAATCCAGGTGCTTGGTGCCGAACTAGAAGGGGAGGACCCGTTCTACGATTACGGGAATCACATCATTCACGCCCCGACAGAGATGTGGATGGATATCGAGAACGACTCCTACAGCGACCGAGTAGATCTCTTCGAGGACGAGTATGAAGGGGATGTGAACCATCCTGCGGCCGAGAAGGCCATGATAGAGAATTCCAGCGCTTACACCGTCCAGCGAACGTTCGGTGCTGGGACTGAGATTTCCCTGTTCGCCAGGTCCTACTACTGTGGAGATAAGTCTGGAACGGGCGTGATATTCGAAGGCATCATGCCCGGCGGGGAGGACGCAGAGGGTCTCGAGTGTTCCAAGGACAGAGAACGAATCACCATCAGTGACGACTCGAACAGCCAGAACGTGGTCATCTTGAGTGACGGTGACGAGGTTCCCGCGTTTGGTGCCGCCGATCCATACCAGCGTGACCTCAACGACATGTTGGGCCACCGCATCGACGACGATGGCACGCTCTCTCTGGGTGCGGACGAGCGCGTATTCCTCTACGAACTGTCCGATCCGAACGCACGGCCTGAGGATGCAACGGGAACTGACGACCCCGACTACAACGACGCGGTGGCGCTGTTCCGCGTGGTCGACGTGCAGCGAACGGTCCAGACCCCCGCGGACTTCACGATAGAAGACGTCGACGCTCCGGAGAGCGTCTCACGCGGCGAAGACGCCCAGATATCCATCACTGTCAACAACACCGGCGGAACAGCGGGCGACACGAGCGTCATGTTCGACATGCAGGACCAGGACATGATCCAGGGGCAGACGAACGAACTGGAGCCCGGGGAGACCGACACTGTGACGCTCGACGTCCCGACGGACGTCGACCCCGATACGTACCAGTATACAGTTCTGCTCGGTTCCGCACCGCGCGAGTCTCATTACGGTGCCATCACCATCGGCGAGGAGGACGGACCGAACTTCCAGATCACGTCGATGTCCGCACCCAACGTGAACGAGACCCACGAATCACCGACCGTCGAACTCGAGGTAACGAACACCGGGAACACCGCCGGTTCGCAGGACGTTCGGATCCTCGAAGAGCCCTACAACTTCGGTGACGAGGTCGACTCCGTCCGAGTGGACCTCGCCTCACACGAAACGAAGACCGTCACCCTGGATCTACCCACACGGGGTAGCTCCGGCGAGGTGTACTTCAAGGCGGCAACGGACGATACGACCACACGCGAACAGCGGATCTACTACGGTGAATCCGACGTCTCCATCGAGTCACTGGCCATCGGAACTTCGACGTACGGTAGTGACGGCGACCTGATCGAACGCCGCAACGCGGACACGATGAGCTTCAAACTGGAGAACGGCGGCGACGTCGGTGGCGTCCGCGACGTCGAACTCGTCGTCGGGAACGACACTGATCAGCAGAAGTTCACCGAGGATTCCATCCAGATCGGTGATGGCCGTATCTACTCGTCGTATCCCAGGTGGCTCACCTTCCCCGTGGGCCTCGACACCGGGTACTACGACTACTCGCTCACCGTCGAAGACCACGCGGGAGTCGAAGATACGTGGGAAGGTGAACTGTTCATCAGTAACGAAGTAGACGCTGGGGACGGGAAGAACAGTAGTTCGCCCATCTCCGTCGACTCGAACGAAGTCGTCATCTCGGGCTGA
- a CDS encoding DUF7288 family protein: protein MDRAQAYTLEGTIAAIVVVLAVFYGLQAVDTGPWSGDSDREPDQLGTQAADFLSVTAANGSLGEAVRCYSSSKPVIDGDSPGGDPAPFERQLNHTFDRQGVNYNLYVSYWTGSDGRERAVLTSTDDDSLAIPQQNAGSATYQLALYDDDRARYDDDCSDEGPRISDLDDFYVPDVNEDSQLYNVVEVRLIVW from the coding sequence ATGGACCGAGCCCAGGCGTACACGCTAGAGGGTACCATCGCCGCCATCGTCGTCGTCCTGGCGGTATTCTACGGCCTCCAGGCAGTCGACACGGGGCCGTGGTCGGGCGATTCGGACCGAGAACCGGACCAGCTCGGTACCCAGGCCGCCGACTTCCTGAGCGTAACCGCCGCCAACGGGTCGCTCGGTGAGGCGGTCAGGTGTTACAGCTCGAGCAAACCGGTCATCGACGGGGATTCGCCCGGCGGGGATCCGGCTCCGTTCGAGCGACAGTTGAACCACACGTTCGACAGACAGGGGGTGAACTACAACCTCTACGTCAGCTACTGGACTGGTTCCGATGGACGAGAGCGTGCAGTCCTCACGAGTACTGACGACGATTCGCTCGCCATCCCGCAGCAAAACGCCGGTTCGGCGACGTACCAGCTGGCCCTCTACGACGACGACCGGGCCCGGTACGACGACGACTGTTCGGACGAAGGGCCGCGGATATCCGACCTCGACGACTTCTACGTCCCGGACGTCAACGAAGACTCGCAGCTGTACAACGTCGTGGAGGTGCGACTCATCGTATGGTGA
- a CDS encoding type II secretion system F family protein produces the protein MSVDTRDQQTLGSGGALGDTFYPAYQWAFDEEGEFVASVEKKLAQARMADNVEMFLARAMAVGTLSGVALWLVGTLVGYLVVTMLFAGAGDAPTFLGLTGLPEGVVAIINAVKIPFLIVVTGVVFGAIGFGIGFGSLVSIPYFRASARKREVNVLLSDAISFMYALSVGGLNQLEILQAMAKADDTYGECAKEFQSIVLETEYFDTDYRTAIRNQALETPSGELSQFLTDMLSIINSGGDMTSFLQDQKEKHMRTAKQEQQKQLDTLELFGEMYMTLSLFPLLLIIILVIMSMMGESQETLLYGTVYGLIPLVGVGFLVLVSTVTQDTIGDGYLRPSDGDDEFVVDEGMGILDLGLIENYTGDYSLFDRIRNREGTYELMQIITAPHIFFRDHPLMVLAVTTPLTIVALIFTVVFNWAPMSLDGMIANPVRGTFFWVYVPLYLNLLPLAIFYEWNQRARKAIVGNLSENLRKLASANDTGMTLLESIRVVADTSAGKLSDEFEVMHAKVNYGTSLKDALREFNNNYHVPRLARTVKLISEAQEASSQIQDVLSTAAQASENQDDIDRERIARTRMQVVIILMTYLTLLGVMALLKTQFLDVMSGLGGSGSGSGAGFGGSVDTQQLSMLFFHAVTMQALLSSFIAGYIRDVDLISGVKFAVILPTIALVVWMAVG, from the coding sequence ATGAGCGTCGACACCCGGGACCAGCAGACACTCGGGAGTGGCGGTGCGCTCGGTGACACGTTCTACCCGGCCTACCAGTGGGCCTTCGACGAGGAGGGCGAGTTCGTCGCGAGCGTCGAGAAGAAACTCGCCCAGGCACGGATGGCCGACAACGTCGAGATGTTCCTCGCGCGCGCCATGGCCGTCGGCACGCTCTCGGGCGTCGCGCTGTGGCTCGTCGGCACGCTCGTGGGGTATCTCGTCGTCACGATGCTGTTCGCCGGCGCCGGCGACGCACCGACGTTCCTGGGGCTGACCGGCCTCCCGGAGGGCGTCGTGGCGATCATCAACGCCGTCAAGATCCCCTTCCTCATCGTGGTCACGGGCGTCGTCTTCGGCGCCATCGGCTTCGGCATCGGCTTCGGCTCGCTCGTCTCGATTCCGTACTTCCGTGCGTCCGCGCGAAAACGCGAAGTCAACGTCCTCCTCTCCGACGCAATCTCGTTCATGTACGCCCTCTCCGTGGGCGGTCTCAACCAGCTCGAAATCCTCCAGGCGATGGCCAAGGCCGACGACACCTACGGCGAGTGCGCCAAGGAGTTCCAGTCCATCGTCCTCGAGACCGAGTACTTCGATACGGACTACCGGACGGCTATCCGCAACCAGGCCCTGGAGACGCCCTCCGGGGAGCTGAGCCAGTTCCTGACGGACATGCTCTCGATCATCAACTCCGGCGGTGACATGACGAGCTTCCTCCAGGACCAGAAAGAAAAGCACATGCGAACCGCCAAGCAGGAACAGCAAAAGCAACTCGACACTCTCGAGCTCTTCGGCGAGATGTACATGACGCTCTCGCTGTTCCCGCTCCTCCTCATCATCATCCTCGTCATCATGTCGATGATGGGCGAGTCCCAGGAGACGCTGCTGTACGGCACCGTCTACGGGCTCATCCCCCTCGTGGGGGTCGGCTTCCTCGTCCTCGTCTCGACGGTGACCCAGGACACTATCGGCGACGGCTACCTCCGCCCGAGCGACGGTGACGACGAGTTCGTCGTCGACGAGGGGATGGGCATCCTGGATCTCGGCCTCATCGAGAACTACACCGGCGACTACAGTCTCTTCGACCGGATCCGGAACCGGGAGGGGACCTACGAGCTGATGCAGATCATCACGGCCCCGCACATCTTCTTCCGCGACCACCCGCTGATGGTGCTCGCGGTGACGACGCCGCTGACCATCGTCGCGCTCATCTTCACCGTTGTCTTCAACTGGGCGCCGATGTCGCTCGACGGGATGATAGCGAACCCCGTCCGCGGGACGTTCTTCTGGGTGTACGTCCCGCTCTACCTGAACCTCTTGCCGCTGGCCATCTTCTACGAGTGGAACCAGCGCGCACGCAAGGCCATCGTCGGCAACCTCTCGGAGAACCTGCGGAAACTCGCCAGCGCCAACGACACCGGGATGACGCTACTCGAGTCCATCCGCGTCGTCGCAGACACCTCCGCCGGCAAACTCTCCGACGAGTTCGAGGTGATGCACGCGAAGGTCAACTACGGAACCAGCCTCAAGGACGCCCTCCGTGAGTTCAACAACAACTACCACGTCCCGCGGCTGGCCCGGACGGTCAAGCTGATCAGCGAGGCCCAGGAGGCCTCCAGCCAGATCCAGGACGTGCTCTCGACGGCCGCGCAGGCCTCCGAGAACCAGGACGACATCGACCGCGAACGCATCGCCCGGACGCGGATGCAGGTCGTCATCATCCTGATGACCTACCTGACGCTGCTGGGCGTGATGGCGCTGCTCAAGACGCAGTTCCTCGACGTGATGTCCGGGCTCGGCGGGTCGGGCAGTGGCTCCGGGGCCGGCTTCGGCGGCAGCGTGGACACCCAACAGCTCTCGATGCTGTTCTTCCACGCGGTGACGATGCAGGCGCTCCTGTCGTCGTTCATCGCCGGCTATATCAGGGACGTCGACCTGATATCGGGAGTGAAATTCGCGGTGATACTTCCGACTATCGCGCTGGTGGTGTGGATGGCAGTGGGCTAG
- a CDS encoding DUF7261 family protein, giving the protein MVRTDRGQLLLIGAVLIGLTILGTVVMLNGMQYADATGTQTEYRVLDDAERTEEMVERDIGRLTGQILAKNPDPGNAFTYVESNVTTYHNYTRNMTLDDSSGTVNVTYNDSVTRGQRGYRIQQTTSQPFAPGTPHLVVDDVEYVRSFVLRIDSFSAPGRTNSFDVVARNATTGETWKLEAYEYPPTPAARVTVTTADGSVIHCDTDSTPELDLVQGTNESGECSFPGVREDIGTPSSFQFEGDDDVEGTYRALVEGNPRVAADDYPVRPGVTVRYRSAELSYNRTILVEDPEAPR; this is encoded by the coding sequence ATGGTGAGAACGGACCGCGGCCAACTGCTACTCATCGGTGCCGTTCTGATCGGCCTCACCATTCTCGGGACTGTCGTCATGCTCAACGGTATGCAGTACGCCGACGCCACGGGCACGCAGACCGAGTACCGGGTACTCGACGACGCCGAGCGGACAGAGGAGATGGTCGAGCGCGATATCGGTCGCTTGACGGGCCAGATTCTGGCGAAAAATCCGGATCCCGGAAACGCGTTCACGTACGTCGAAAGCAATGTGACCACGTATCACAACTACACGCGGAATATGACGCTTGACGATTCCAGTGGAACCGTCAACGTCACGTACAACGACTCGGTCACCCGTGGGCAGCGAGGTTACCGAATTCAGCAGACGACGAGTCAGCCGTTCGCGCCGGGAACGCCCCACCTCGTCGTCGACGACGTCGAATACGTCCGGAGCTTCGTCCTTCGGATCGACTCGTTCTCTGCACCGGGACGGACGAACTCGTTCGACGTCGTCGCCAGGAACGCCACGACCGGCGAAACCTGGAAGCTCGAAGCGTACGAGTATCCGCCGACGCCGGCGGCACGGGTAACCGTGACGACGGCCGACGGGTCCGTGATACACTGTGATACTGATTCGACCCCAGAGCTGGACCTCGTCCAGGGGACGAACGAGAGCGGTGAGTGCTCGTTCCCAGGCGTCCGCGAGGACATCGGCACCCCCTCTTCGTTCCAGTTTGAAGGGGACGACGACGTCGAGGGAACCTATCGAGCCCTGGTCGAAGGTAATCCACGTGTGGCCGCCGACGACTACCCCGTCCGCCCCGGTGTGACGGTCCGATACAGGAGTGCCGAACTCTCGTACAATCGAACGATCTTGGTCGAAGATCCGGAGGCACCACGATGA
- a CDS encoding DUF7287 family protein, whose amino-acid sequence MNNRGQTPQDFVVGASILLVTIIATFTFVQGSVYQAYEDPIDGDLETASGQVATYLVEHYSVDAERNVLRYNESDGTGIYEELEADTDLRNLKAASGIDVGTDRRRTPTVNVTIVNSSAIEDGTRAPAERGRDSDHLAWGPEYRGQNGAASTTRIVRLSDPGNKCKTVCWLTVRAW is encoded by the coding sequence ATGAATAACAGAGGCCAGACGCCGCAGGACTTCGTCGTCGGCGCGAGCATCCTGCTCGTGACGATCATCGCGACGTTCACGTTCGTCCAGGGTAGCGTCTACCAGGCCTACGAGGATCCGATCGACGGTGACCTCGAAACCGCGTCCGGGCAGGTGGCGACGTACCTGGTGGAGCACTATAGCGTCGACGCCGAGCGGAACGTTCTCCGGTACAACGAATCGGATGGGACGGGCATCTACGAGGAACTCGAGGCCGACACCGATCTGCGTAATTTGAAAGCCGCCAGTGGCATCGACGTTGGGACCGACCGACGGCGGACACCGACCGTCAACGTCACCATCGTCAACAGTTCGGCGATTGAGGACGGGACACGAGCCCCCGCCGAGCGAGGACGGGACTCGGACCACCTGGCCTGGGGGCCCGAATACAGAGGCCAGAACGGTGCGGCGAGTACGACCCGGATCGTTCGCCTGTCCGACCCCGGGAACAAGTGCAAGACAGTCTGCTGGCTGACAGTGAGGGCGTGGTAA
- a CDS encoding DUF7266 family protein, whose product MIRDNRAVSTAVSHAITIGITSIMLTGLMIGASQMVDDQRQYVVERGLEDVSTAVVSDLMRIDQFNTTNAPVSFTAEHPERIGGSHYSIDVHPEPSETIVFVNSSASVRHDSVPVRFTAESDVCESTVDGGKVEVAYDTDRDCIVLREN is encoded by the coding sequence ATGATCCGCGACAACCGCGCCGTCTCGACGGCCGTCTCCCACGCCATAACCATCGGCATCACGTCTATCATGCTTACCGGGCTGATGATCGGTGCCAGTCAGATGGTCGACGACCAGCGCCAGTACGTCGTCGAGCGCGGGCTCGAAGACGTCAGTACCGCCGTCGTCAGCGATCTGATGCGGATCGATCAGTTCAACACGACGAACGCGCCGGTGTCGTTCACCGCCGAGCATCCTGAACGGATCGGTGGCAGCCACTACAGCATCGACGTCCATCCGGAGCCGAGTGAGACCATCGTCTTCGTCAATAGCAGTGCGTCGGTCAGGCACGACTCGGTTCCGGTCCGTTTCACAGCCGAGAGCGACGTCTGTGAGAGCACTGTCGACGGTGGCAAGGTCGAGGTCGCCTACGACACGGACAGAGACTGCATCGTCCTGAGGGAGAACTGA